The following are from one region of the Ruficoccus sp. ZRK36 genome:
- the trpB gene encoding tryptophan synthase subunit beta: MAQQTTPETLDRTSLPDAGGHFGPYGGMYVPETLMTALYELTEAYREAKNDPSFQVDLEYFLRQYAGRPTELYFAERLTEHCGGAKIYLKREDGLHTGAHKVNNCIGQALLARRMGKKRIIAETGAGQHGVATAAVCARFGMECVIYMGAEDMRRQALNVFRMRLMGAEVRAVESGQKTLKDAVNEAMRDWVASVGDTHYILGSALGSHPFPMMVRDFHKIIGEEVRRQILEAEGRLPHELIACVGGGSNCIGLFYDFLENLEVRLVGVEAGGYGIKEGQHAARFEGGRVGVLQGCKTYILQNDDGQINLTHSVSAGLDYAAIGPEHAFYHDRERIHYGFATDEEVMEAFQVLSRTEGIIPALESTHAVAYALKRAPQMASDELLVVNLSGRGDKDVQEVMRLMDLKQD, from the coding sequence ATGGCCCAGCAGACAACTCCCGAGACCCTCGACCGCACCAGCTTGCCGGACGCCGGCGGCCACTTTGGCCCCTACGGCGGCATGTACGTGCCCGAGACCCTCATGACCGCGCTTTACGAGCTGACGGAGGCTTACCGGGAGGCGAAAAACGACCCCTCGTTTCAGGTCGATCTGGAGTATTTCCTGCGCCAGTATGCCGGTCGCCCGACTGAGTTGTATTTTGCCGAGCGGCTGACTGAGCACTGCGGCGGCGCCAAGATCTACCTCAAGCGCGAGGACGGGCTGCACACCGGCGCTCACAAGGTCAATAACTGTATCGGCCAGGCCCTGCTGGCTCGCCGCATGGGGAAGAAGCGCATCATTGCCGAGACTGGTGCCGGGCAGCACGGAGTGGCCACGGCTGCCGTATGCGCGCGCTTCGGGATGGAGTGCGTCATCTACATGGGGGCCGAGGATATGCGCCGCCAGGCGCTGAATGTCTTCCGTATGCGCCTGATGGGTGCGGAGGTCCGCGCCGTCGAGTCCGGACAGAAGACGCTGAAGGATGCCGTCAACGAAGCCATGCGCGACTGGGTGGCCAGTGTCGGGGATACCCACTACATTCTGGGCTCCGCGTTGGGCTCGCATCCCTTCCCGATGATGGTGCGCGATTTCCATAAAATTATCGGCGAGGAAGTTCGTCGCCAGATTCTTGAGGCGGAGGGACGCCTGCCGCACGAGCTGATCGCCTGTGTCGGCGGTGGCAGCAATTGCATCGGTTTGTTCTACGACTTTTTGGAAAACCTCGAGGTGCGCCTCGTCGGTGTCGAAGCCGGTGGCTATGGCATCAAGGAAGGCCAGCACGCAGCCCGCTTCGAAGGTGGCCGCGTCGGTGTCCTGCAAGGCTGCAAGACCTACATCCTGCAAAACGACGACGGCCAGATCAACCTGACCCATTCGGTCTCAGCCGGGCTGGACTACGCCGCTATCGGGCCCGAGCATGCGTTTTATCATGACCGCGAGCGTATCCACTATGGCTTTGCGACGGATGAGGAAGTCATGGAGGCGTTCCAGGTGCTTAGCCGCACAGAGGGGATCATCCCAGCGCTGGAGAGCACGCACGCCGTCGCCTATGCGCTCAAGCGTGCGCCGCAGATGGCCTCGGACGAGCTGCTCGTGGTCAACCTCTCCGGTCGTGGCGATAAGGACGTGCAGGAAGTCATGCGCCTGATGGACCTGAAGCAGGATTAG